One Cyanobacteria bacterium FACHB-DQ100 DNA segment encodes these proteins:
- a CDS encoding 1-acyl-sn-glycerol-3-phosphate acyltransferase, protein MLLIDFMLSPKTRKNDGATPPCAPTPSSEFSESLKEKPSSAHSLVENSNLLSQSVRSRCLPWLASIVYPLGRYLVLPVYFQQIEVTGREHFPTRGPVIIAATHRSRWDALLVPCAVGQDITGRVLRFMVTADEIKGIQGWFIRRLGGFPINTQHPTIAALRHSIELLQQREALVIFPEGNIYRQAAALKPGLARLALQAEASQPGLNVQIVPISIQYSKPLVPWRTAVKIHVCNPIPVAEYVSEHPKQGAKRLTADLERILRSLSI, encoded by the coding sequence ATGCTTCTGATCGACTTCATGCTATCGCCAAAAACTCGAAAAAACGATGGCGCTACTCCCCCCTGTGCCCCGACTCCTTCGTCTGAGTTTTCCGAGTCGCTAAAAGAAAAACCTTCCTCTGCCCATTCCCTTGTGGAGAACTCTAATCTTCTTTCGCAATCTGTACGATCGCGTTGTTTACCTTGGCTCGCTTCAATTGTTTATCCACTAGGGCGTTATCTGGTTCTGCCCGTCTATTTTCAACAGATCGAAGTCACGGGTCGAGAGCATTTCCCTACTAGGGGTCCGGTCATTATTGCTGCAACCCATCGATCGCGGTGGGATGCGTTGCTCGTACCCTGTGCAGTGGGTCAAGATATCACGGGTCGAGTGCTGCGATTTATGGTGACGGCAGACGAGATTAAAGGAATTCAAGGTTGGTTTATTCGACGGTTGGGTGGATTTCCAATCAATACACAGCATCCGACGATCGCGGCGCTGCGTCACAGCATCGAACTGCTACAGCAGCGTGAAGCATTAGTAATTTTCCCTGAAGGAAATATCTATCGTCAAGCGGCAGCTCTGAAGCCTGGACTGGCACGATTAGCGCTGCAAGCAGAAGCAAGTCAACCTGGATTAAACGTTCAGATTGTGCCGATTTCGATTCAATACAGCAAGCCTCTCGTTCCTTGGCGCACTGCTGTCAAAATTCACGTTTGTAATCCGATTCCTGTAGCTGAATATGTGTCGGAGCATCCGAAGCAGGGAGCAAAACGATTAACCGCAGATTTAGAGCGGATTCTGCGATCGCTTTCCATTTAG
- a CDS encoding UDP-glucose/GDP-mannose dehydrogenase family protein, with amino-acid sequence MRVCVIGTGYVGLVTGACLSHIGHHVICVDNNEAKVKLMQAGQSPIFEPGLSEIMQSSIQAGRLEFTTDLAAGVEHGQILFIAVGTPALPTGESDTRYVEAVARGIGANLKGGYKVIVNKSTVPIGSGDWVRMLVLDGIAERQRAEAQPVLAGVGGSEEIPTKALTIDYDFDVVSNPEFLREGSAVFDTFNPDRIVVGSNNSDRPIKLMQELYTPIVERQFAEDKSAPPVPVLVTDLSSAEMIKYAANAFLATKISFVNEVANICDRVGADVMQVAKGIGLDSRIGGKFLQAGLGWGGSCFPKDVSALIHTADDYGYETQLLKAAVSVNERQRLIVVEKLQQALKILKGKTIGLLGLTFKPDTDDLRDAPALNVIENLTRLGAKVKAYDPIISQSGMRDGISDVIVETDAERLADGCDALVLVTEWSQFLTLDYIKMAKLMNAPILIDGRNFLNQPVLEEAGFRYIGIGR; translated from the coding sequence ATGCGTGTCTGCGTTATTGGAACGGGTTACGTTGGGTTGGTCACGGGTGCGTGCCTCTCTCACATTGGTCATCATGTGATTTGCGTCGATAATAACGAAGCAAAGGTGAAGTTGATGCAGGCTGGACAATCGCCGATTTTTGAGCCGGGTTTGTCTGAAATTATGCAGTCTTCGATTCAAGCGGGACGACTGGAGTTCACCACCGACCTCGCTGCTGGGGTCGAGCACGGTCAAATTCTGTTTATCGCGGTTGGAACGCCTGCGCTGCCGACTGGGGAAAGTGATACACGCTATGTCGAAGCCGTGGCGCGGGGCATCGGTGCCAATCTGAAAGGCGGATACAAAGTGATTGTGAATAAATCAACTGTTCCTATTGGATCTGGCGACTGGGTGAGAATGCTCGTTCTCGATGGAATTGCAGAGCGTCAACGCGCTGAAGCACAGCCTGTTCTCGCTGGAGTCGGTGGCAGTGAAGAAATTCCGACAAAGGCTTTGACGATCGATTACGACTTTGATGTCGTCAGCAATCCCGAGTTTCTGCGCGAAGGCTCTGCTGTGTTCGATACGTTCAACCCTGATCGCATCGTCGTTGGCAGCAACAATAGCGATCGCCCGATCAAACTGATGCAGGAACTCTATACCCCGATCGTTGAGCGTCAGTTTGCCGAAGATAAGTCTGCACCTCCAGTTCCAGTATTGGTCACTGACCTCAGTTCGGCAGAGATGATCAAATATGCCGCGAACGCATTTTTGGCAACGAAGATCAGCTTTGTCAACGAAGTCGCAAACATCTGCGATCGCGTGGGTGCTGATGTAATGCAAGTGGCAAAAGGGATCGGTCTTGATTCCCGGATTGGCGGCAAGTTTCTGCAAGCGGGTCTTGGCTGGGGTGGTTCCTGCTTCCCGAAAGATGTCTCGGCTTTGATCCACACGGCGGACGATTACGGCTACGAAACGCAATTGCTTAAAGCAGCCGTCAGCGTCAATGAGCGTCAGCGCCTGATTGTGGTTGAAAAACTTCAGCAAGCGCTCAAGATTCTCAAAGGAAAAACGATCGGGCTTTTAGGCTTGACGTTCAAACCGGATACCGATGATTTACGGGATGCGCCAGCGCTGAATGTAATCGAGAACTTGACTCGTCTAGGCGCGAAAGTAAAAGCTTACGATCCCATCATTTCCCAAAGTGGAATGCGCGATGGTATTTCAGATGTGATTGTTGAAACTGATGCAGAACGCTTAGCAGATGGCTGCGATGCGCTGGTATTGGTAACGGAATGGTCGCAGTTCCTCACCCTCGACTACATCAAGATGGCGAAGTTGATGAACGCTCCTATCTTGATTGATGGCCGGAACTTCCTCAACCAACCTGTGTTAGAAGAAGCAGGCTTCCGCTATATCGGCATCGGTCGTTAA
- a CDS encoding SDR family oxidoreductase, with protein sequence MRILVTGGAGFIGSHLIDRLMNTGHEVLCLDNFYTGHKRNIQHWLGNPNFELIRHDITEPIRLEVDQIYHLACPASPVHYQYNPVKTIKINVMGTLNMLGLAKRIKARFLLASTSEVYGDPEVHPQSEEYRGNVNPIGIRSCYDEGKRVAETLAFDYHRQNDVDIRVARIFNTYGPRMLENDGRVVSNFVVQALKGHPLTVYGDGSQTRSFCYVSDLVDGLYRLMNGDFIGPVNLGNPGEYTILQLAQAVQEMVNPDAALKFEPLPQDDPRRRKPDITRAQTHLGWQPTIPLKEGLERTIADFRSRMEVSEAPLESTRRAVQAS encoded by the coding sequence ATGCGAATTCTTGTTACTGGTGGTGCGGGCTTTATTGGCTCCCACTTGATCGATCGTCTAATGAATACGGGGCATGAAGTTCTCTGTCTCGATAACTTCTACACCGGACACAAACGCAATATTCAACACTGGCTAGGAAATCCCAATTTTGAACTAATTCGCCACGACATTACAGAACCCATTCGGCTTGAAGTCGATCAGATTTATCACCTTGCCTGTCCTGCATCGCCTGTACACTATCAGTACAATCCCGTCAAAACAATCAAAATCAACGTGATGGGAACGCTGAACATGCTCGGTTTAGCCAAGCGAATCAAAGCCAGATTCCTTCTTGCCTCGACCTCCGAAGTGTATGGCGATCCCGAAGTACATCCCCAGTCTGAAGAATATCGGGGCAATGTCAACCCGATCGGAATTCGCAGTTGCTATGACGAAGGCAAACGAGTCGCTGAAACCCTCGCGTTTGACTATCACCGTCAAAACGATGTCGATATTCGCGTTGCTCGCATTTTCAACACCTACGGCCCGCGAATGCTCGAAAACGATGGTCGCGTGGTCAGCAACTTTGTTGTGCAAGCGCTCAAAGGTCATCCCCTAACGGTATACGGTGATGGTTCTCAAACGCGGAGTTTCTGCTATGTTTCTGACTTGGTTGACGGTCTTTATCGCTTGATGAACGGCGATTTTATTGGCCCAGTCAACTTAGGAAATCCCGGAGAATACACCATTCTGCAACTGGCTCAAGCCGTGCAAGAAATGGTCAACCCTGATGCAGCTTTGAAATTTGAACCCTTACCCCAAGACGATCCCCGCCGCCGCAAGCCCGACATCACTCGCGCTCAAACGCATCTCGGCTGGCAACCGACGATCCCGCTGAAGGAAGGACTAGAGCGCACGATCGCTGATTTTCGCAGCCGGATGGAAGTGTCTGAAGCCCCGCTAGAGTCAACTCGGAGGGCGGTGCAAGCATCGTGA